Proteins co-encoded in one Kutzneria chonburiensis genomic window:
- a CDS encoding FAD-dependent monooxygenase — translation MKAPGKKAIVVGGGIGGLSAAAGLHRIGWDVTVLERHDTLREIGAGISLMPSAQKALDQLGVGDELRAIAAIVPPPGVRAPNGRRIMHGIDPLVMQQRGLVSVALLRADLLSVIGSAVPTASVITGAEATKVTEDGSVAYTKGDDHLSLQGDLVVVADGISSRLRRQLWPDAPAPSYSGHSVWQGATSRPVPHPEFSGNTWGRGHQFGRMPLAGGRVGWYAVANTPAGTRYDDEHAEVLRRFGSWHDPIPEIIRATEVVLHHDSNELRTPLSTFVQGRVALLGDAAHPMTSDIGQGACQAIEDAVVLCAHLQRANDLPTALKQYDEQRRPHTWKITEASHSMGKMTMLEHPLAVLLRDRVAGILPSGPAVKATADVGGWQPPTLDVNGGGK, via the coding sequence GTGAAGGCGCCCGGAAAGAAGGCGATCGTCGTAGGCGGCGGCATCGGCGGTCTGTCCGCCGCTGCCGGCCTGCACCGCATCGGCTGGGACGTCACGGTTCTCGAGCGGCACGACACGCTGCGGGAGATCGGCGCCGGCATTTCGCTGATGCCCAGCGCGCAGAAGGCCCTCGATCAGCTCGGCGTCGGCGACGAACTGCGCGCGATCGCCGCGATCGTGCCGCCGCCGGGCGTGCGCGCGCCGAACGGCCGGCGGATCATGCACGGCATCGACCCGCTGGTCATGCAGCAGCGCGGTCTGGTGTCGGTGGCCCTGCTGCGGGCCGACCTGCTGTCGGTGATCGGTTCGGCCGTGCCGACGGCGTCGGTGATCACCGGGGCCGAAGCCACCAAGGTCACCGAGGACGGCAGCGTCGCCTACACGAAGGGCGACGATCACCTGAGCCTGCAAGGTGATCTGGTCGTGGTGGCCGACGGCATCAGCAGCCGGCTGCGCCGCCAGCTCTGGCCGGACGCGCCCGCGCCGTCCTACAGCGGGCACAGCGTCTGGCAGGGCGCGACCTCCCGTCCCGTCCCGCACCCCGAGTTCAGCGGCAACACCTGGGGCCGTGGCCACCAGTTCGGGCGGATGCCGCTGGCCGGCGGCCGGGTCGGCTGGTACGCCGTGGCCAACACCCCGGCCGGCACCCGCTACGACGACGAGCACGCGGAAGTGCTGCGCCGCTTCGGTTCCTGGCACGACCCGATCCCGGAGATCATCCGGGCCACCGAGGTCGTGCTGCACCACGACAGCAACGAGCTGCGGACCCCGCTGTCCACCTTCGTGCAGGGCCGCGTCGCGCTGCTGGGCGACGCCGCGCACCCGATGACCTCGGACATCGGTCAGGGTGCGTGCCAAGCCATCGAAGATGCCGTGGTGCTGTGCGCGCACCTGCAACGCGCCAACGATCTGCCGACCGCGCTGAAGCAGTACGACGAACAGCGGCGGCCGCACACGTGGAAGATCACCGAGGCCTCGCACAGCATGGGCAAGATGACGATGCTGGAACACCCCCTTGCCGTGCTGCTGCGGGACCGGGTGGCCGGAATTCTGCCCTCGGGCCCGGCGGTGAAGGCGACGGCTGACGTCGGTGGCTGGCAGCCCCCGACCCTGGACGTCAATGGAGGCGGCAAGTGA
- a CDS encoding NAD(P)H-binding protein — protein MILVLGSTGNVGRELVAQLVAAGESVRAFTRTPEKFPSLPGCEAVGGDLDDTNTLSAAMEGADRVFVAVPAGPHSSTQDANVAEALTGSKVRHVVKLSSLDVLPPVDNLYAELLAAGERSLRESGVRCTVLRPTGFMTNAFQWLHSVKSQRTVYGMYGTIARALIDPADIAAVAVQMLRSEDGDNEIHALTGPQPLTMPEQVAILGSVLGEEISYVDAPPETVGEAMKQAGMDADFVAGMLTALGNTDPERGGVALPTVERITGRPPTSFAAWLTSNVSRFR, from the coding sequence GTGATCCTGGTTCTCGGTTCCACCGGCAACGTCGGCCGGGAGCTGGTGGCGCAGCTGGTCGCCGCCGGCGAGTCCGTGCGGGCGTTCACCCGCACGCCGGAGAAGTTCCCGTCACTGCCCGGCTGCGAGGCTGTCGGCGGCGATCTCGACGACACGAACACCCTGTCCGCCGCCATGGAAGGCGCGGACAGGGTGTTCGTGGCGGTGCCGGCCGGCCCACATTCGTCCACACAGGACGCCAACGTGGCCGAGGCCTTGACGGGGAGCAAGGTTCGCCACGTGGTGAAACTGTCCTCATTGGACGTGCTGCCGCCGGTCGACAACCTCTACGCCGAACTGCTGGCCGCGGGGGAGCGGAGCCTGCGCGAGTCCGGCGTACGGTGCACGGTGCTGCGGCCGACCGGGTTCATGACGAACGCGTTCCAGTGGCTGCATTCCGTGAAGTCCCAACGAACCGTGTACGGCATGTACGGCACCATCGCCCGTGCGCTGATCGACCCCGCCGACATCGCCGCGGTGGCGGTGCAGATGCTGCGCTCCGAGGACGGCGACAACGAGATCCACGCCCTCACCGGACCCCAGCCGCTGACCATGCCGGAGCAGGTGGCGATCCTGGGTTCCGTGCTGGGCGAGGAGATCAGCTACGTCGACGCGCCACCGGAAACCGTGGGCGAGGCGATGAAACAGGCCGGTATGGACGCCGATTTCGTGGCCGGCATGCTCACCGCGCTCGGGAACACCGATCCCGAGCGCGGTGGCGTCGCACTGCCGACGGTCGAACGGATCACCGGTCGACCGCCCACCTCGTTCGCGGCCTGGCTGACCAGCAACGTCAGCCGCTTCCGCTAG
- a CDS encoding SDR family NAD(P)-dependent oxidoreductase, producing the protein MDLGLRDRRVLVTGATRGIGKAVALAFGAEGAKVAITYNSAADEAAKVVAQLGGEERSFAVPYDLRDMGSIDAAVDAVDDRWGGVDVLVANALYFTWEDPATTPTFENTEAEEWGSRLRANVDGTIRTAQLTLRGMRERKWGRIVILSSTTAHNGLPGSEIYSASKAAMHGFARGAMWGGEGSGVLVNVVAPGLTLTESAYEAMAASPITKGMADHELSITPSGRLSDPEDIARLIVFLGSEANGNVTGEVVRTAGGR; encoded by the coding sequence ATGGATCTTGGTTTGCGGGACCGCAGAGTTCTGGTCACCGGGGCGACCCGGGGCATCGGCAAGGCCGTGGCCCTGGCGTTCGGGGCCGAAGGGGCGAAGGTCGCCATCACGTACAACTCGGCCGCCGACGAGGCGGCCAAGGTGGTCGCGCAGCTGGGCGGCGAGGAGCGGTCCTTCGCCGTCCCGTACGACCTGCGCGACATGGGCTCGATCGACGCCGCCGTCGACGCGGTCGACGACCGCTGGGGCGGCGTGGATGTGTTGGTGGCCAACGCCTTGTACTTCACGTGGGAGGACCCGGCGACCACGCCCACGTTCGAGAACACCGAGGCCGAGGAGTGGGGCTCGCGGCTGCGGGCCAACGTCGACGGCACCATCCGCACCGCCCAGCTGACGCTGCGGGGCATGCGGGAGCGGAAGTGGGGGCGGATCGTGATCCTGTCCTCCACCACCGCGCACAACGGACTGCCCGGCTCGGAGATCTACAGCGCGTCCAAGGCGGCCATGCACGGCTTCGCCCGCGGCGCGATGTGGGGCGGCGAGGGCAGCGGCGTGCTGGTCAACGTGGTCGCGCCGGGGCTCACCCTGACCGAGAGCGCCTACGAGGCGATGGCGGCCAGCCCGATCACCAAGGGCATGGCCGACCACGAGCTGTCCATCACGCCGAGCGGCCGGCTCAGCGATCCGGAGGACATCGCGCGGTTGATCGTCTTCCTCGGCTCCGAGGCCAACGGCAACGTCACCGGCGAGGTCGTCCGGACCGCCGGCGGCCGCTAG
- a CDS encoding beta-ketoacyl-[acyl-carrier-protein] synthase family protein, translating into MTGRAVITGIGVVAPGGIGREAFWDLLTAGRTATRTISLFDPTGFRSRIAAECDFDPAAAGLSPQQIRRMDRAAQFAIVCTREALADSGIELGGLSPERIGVSIGSAVGCTMGLEEEYAVLSDAGQRWLVDHSYGVPHLYGYMVPSTLAVEVAWEVDAEGPVTLVSTGCTSGLDAVGHGVQLIAEGSADVVIAGATDAPLSPITSACFDAIKATSADNDDPSTASRPFDADRHGFVLGEGSAVLVLEEREAALRRGARIYAEISGFANRANGFHMTGLKPDGREMAEAIRVALDRARLDPTDVDYINAHGSGTKQNDRHETAAFKRSLGDHAYKVPVSSIKSMVGHSLGAIGSIEVAACALALQRQVVPPTANLRTRDPECDLDYVPLTAREHKTDAVLCVGSGFGGFQSAMVLGRG; encoded by the coding sequence ATGACCGGCCGCGCGGTCATCACCGGCATCGGCGTGGTCGCGCCCGGCGGCATCGGCCGCGAGGCGTTCTGGGACCTGCTGACCGCCGGTCGCACCGCGACCAGGACGATCAGCCTGTTCGACCCGACCGGTTTCCGCTCGCGGATCGCGGCCGAGTGCGACTTCGACCCGGCCGCCGCCGGCCTGTCCCCGCAGCAGATCCGGCGGATGGACCGGGCGGCCCAGTTCGCCATCGTCTGCACGCGCGAGGCGTTGGCCGACAGCGGGATCGAGCTCGGCGGCCTGTCGCCGGAGCGGATCGGCGTCAGCATCGGCAGCGCGGTCGGCTGCACGATGGGCCTGGAGGAGGAGTACGCCGTGCTGTCCGACGCCGGGCAGCGCTGGCTGGTCGACCACAGCTACGGCGTGCCGCACCTGTACGGCTACATGGTGCCGAGCACGCTCGCCGTCGAAGTGGCGTGGGAGGTCGACGCCGAGGGACCGGTCACGTTGGTGTCCACCGGCTGCACGTCCGGGCTCGACGCGGTCGGGCACGGCGTGCAGCTGATCGCCGAGGGCAGTGCCGACGTGGTGATCGCGGGCGCGACGGACGCCCCGCTGTCCCCCATCACGTCGGCCTGTTTCGACGCGATCAAGGCGACTTCGGCCGACAACGACGACCCGTCGACCGCGTCCCGGCCGTTCGACGCCGACCGGCACGGATTCGTGCTGGGCGAGGGCTCGGCCGTGCTGGTGCTGGAGGAACGGGAGGCGGCGCTGCGGCGTGGCGCCCGCATCTACGCCGAGATCTCCGGTTTCGCCAACCGGGCCAACGGTTTCCACATGACCGGCCTCAAGCCGGACGGGCGGGAGATGGCCGAGGCGATCCGGGTGGCGCTGGACCGGGCCCGGCTCGACCCGACCGATGTGGACTACATCAACGCGCACGGCTCCGGCACCAAGCAGAACGACCGGCACGAGACCGCGGCGTTCAAGCGGTCGCTGGGCGACCACGCTTACAAGGTGCCGGTCAGTTCGATCAAGTCGATGGTCGGGCACTCGCTCGGCGCGATCGGGTCGATCGAGGTGGCGGCGTGCGCGCTGGCGCTGCAACGGCAGGTGGTGCCGCCGACGGCCAATCTTCGCACCCGTGACCCCGAGTGCGACCTCGACTACGTGCCGCTGACCGCCCGTGAGCACAAGACGGACGCGGTGCTGTGCGTGGGCAGCGGGTTCGGTGGCTTCCAGAGCGCCATGGTGCTCGGCCGCGGCTAG
- a CDS encoding TcmI family type II polyketide cyclase, with protein MHRTLIVARMDAADASAVADVFAESDNTELPHLIGVSRRTLFAFHDLYFHLVEADADINPDLYKARSTPLYKDINTKLGKYISPYDPNWKEPKDAMASPFYVWTPADGRVL; from the coding sequence ATGCATCGCACCCTCATCGTGGCCAGGATGGACGCGGCCGACGCGTCCGCCGTCGCCGACGTGTTCGCCGAGTCCGACAACACCGAGCTGCCCCACCTGATCGGCGTGTCCCGGCGGACCCTGTTCGCCTTCCACGACCTGTACTTCCACCTGGTCGAGGCGGACGCCGACATCAACCCGGACCTGTACAAGGCCCGCAGCACGCCGCTGTACAAGGACATCAACACCAAGCTCGGCAAGTACATCTCGCCGTACGACCCCAACTGGAAGGAACCCAAGGACGCCATGGCTTCCCCGTTCTACGTGTGGACGCCGGCCGACGGGAGGGTCCTGTGA
- a CDS encoding SDR family NAD(P)-dependent oxidoreductase — MVDTARSALVTGANRGLGRAVARRLHGLGLRVVVAGRDGRDARDVAEELGDGATGIELDVTDDESVQRAVKLAGPVDVLVNNAGIMSDQGYDPLTVPIDVVHRHLTVNALGALRVSQAFVPAMVERGWGRVVFVSSGTGSFTNGLFPGAPAYSLSKTAVNGVMQLLATATKGTGVLVNAVNPGLVKTRMAPQAHRSAWDASADIVDAAQLPDDGPTGAFLRHGKQTDW, encoded by the coding sequence ATGGTGGACACCGCACGATCGGCGCTGGTCACGGGCGCGAATCGGGGACTGGGCCGGGCCGTGGCCCGGCGGCTGCACGGACTGGGGCTGCGGGTGGTGGTCGCCGGCCGGGACGGCCGCGACGCCAGGGACGTGGCCGAGGAGCTGGGCGACGGCGCGACCGGCATCGAGCTCGACGTCACCGACGACGAGAGCGTGCAGCGGGCGGTCAAGCTGGCCGGACCGGTGGACGTGCTGGTCAACAACGCCGGCATCATGTCGGACCAGGGCTACGACCCGCTGACCGTGCCGATCGACGTGGTGCACCGGCATCTCACCGTCAATGCCCTTGGCGCGCTTCGGGTTTCGCAGGCGTTCGTGCCGGCGATGGTCGAGCGGGGCTGGGGCCGGGTGGTGTTCGTGTCCAGCGGCACCGGCTCGTTCACCAACGGCCTGTTCCCCGGCGCGCCGGCCTATTCGCTGTCCAAGACCGCGGTCAACGGCGTCATGCAGCTGCTGGCCACCGCCACGAAAGGCACCGGGGTGCTGGTCAACGCGGTCAATCCCGGACTGGTGAAGACCCGGATGGCCCCGCAGGCGCACCGTTCGGCCTGGGACGCCTCGGCCGACATCGTCGACGCGGCCCAGCTGCCCGATGACGGGCCCACCGGCGCCTTTCTCCGGCACGGCAAGCAGACCGACTGGTGA
- a CDS encoding nucleotide disphospho-sugar-binding domain-containing protein yields the protein MRVLFTTWAWPSHLAAMTPLAWAFQSAGHEVLVAVQPSLLPTAAKCGLLAHPIGDDVDSVAMVRQYVLPSAAGGTAPSGGGKGPRALQMFLAHTEAMTDDLVEVTRRWAPDFVVFDTTTWAGPIAAAAAGVPPVRHLYGPDLLLRAGNLLPELLAPIADRHGVSHVDPMAAVAVDPTPPSLRFPGGGDRITMRHLPFTIDSRRIIDPPPDTGKPRVLVSWGHTIAKLDPALFPVGDIVRGLKGLDVVVAISAAQRDLLGPLPDGVTVVEDVPLDLLLPQCQLLIGHGGAATVLTGLAHGVPQLHVPQLPDHAGHSGRVEAAGAGIVLTRDEAVTGALRVEVEELLAGERERDNARRIAAEIAASATPAEVARSLVAAAESATIGLGSAPQPAATH from the coding sequence ATGCGCGTGTTGTTCACGACCTGGGCCTGGCCGTCGCACCTGGCCGCGATGACCCCGCTGGCCTGGGCGTTCCAGTCCGCCGGGCACGAGGTCCTGGTGGCCGTGCAGCCCTCGCTGCTGCCGACGGCGGCGAAATGCGGCCTGTTGGCGCACCCCATCGGCGATGACGTCGACTCGGTGGCCATGGTCCGCCAGTACGTACTGCCCTCGGCTGCCGGCGGCACTGCGCCGAGTGGCGGCGGCAAGGGACCGCGCGCCCTCCAGATGTTCCTGGCCCACACCGAGGCGATGACCGACGATCTGGTCGAGGTGACCCGCCGCTGGGCCCCTGACTTCGTCGTCTTCGACACCACGACGTGGGCCGGCCCGATCGCCGCGGCGGCGGCCGGCGTGCCGCCGGTTCGACACCTGTACGGGCCGGATCTGTTGCTGCGAGCCGGAAACCTGCTGCCCGAGCTGCTGGCCCCGATCGCCGATCGGCACGGCGTGTCGCACGTCGACCCGATGGCCGCGGTGGCCGTCGACCCGACCCCGCCGAGCCTGCGCTTCCCGGGCGGCGGCGACCGGATCACCATGCGCCACTTGCCGTTCACCATCGACAGTCGTCGGATCATCGACCCGCCCCCGGACACCGGCAAGCCCAGGGTGCTGGTCAGCTGGGGACACACCATCGCCAAGCTGGATCCCGCGCTGTTCCCGGTCGGCGACATCGTCCGCGGCCTCAAGGGCCTGGACGTCGTGGTGGCAATCTCGGCGGCGCAACGGGATCTGCTCGGCCCGCTGCCCGACGGCGTCACGGTGGTCGAAGACGTGCCGCTGGATCTGTTGCTGCCGCAGTGTCAACTTCTGATCGGCCATGGCGGCGCTGCGACTGTCCTAACCGGACTGGCGCACGGGGTCCCGCAGCTACACGTGCCCCAGCTCCCCGACCACGCCGGCCATTCTGGCCGGGTGGAGGCGGCCGGCGCCGGCATCGTGCTCACCAGGGACGAGGCCGTGACGGGAGCGCTGCGCGTCGAGGTCGAGGAACTCCTTGCCGGCGAACGGGAACGGGACAACGCCCGCCGGATCGCCGCCGAGATCGCCGCGTCGGCCACGCCGGCCGAGGTGGCCCGATCCCTGGTGGCGGCGGCGGAATCGGCCACCATCGGCCTTGGATCGGCCCCACAGCCGGCTGCCACACACTGA